From Daucus carota subsp. sativus chromosome 6, DH1 v3.0, whole genome shotgun sequence:
tttaaaattttattctcatatctAATGGCagtttgcactgatttggattttaatttaatatatattcacgCTTTATTATAGGGAATAAGAGTTTGTGGAAAAACAACTATTTTGGAGCTAAATTTTATAGAAATTCAGATCTTTTGTGGTATATTCGATTTCTACACTGTTTCAGCCATATCTTCAGTTCTAGCAGTCATATTAATTTGGACTATTTTAtaggggttaaatatcaaatggTCAGTtaagtggaggtcatatatatatatatatatatatatatatatatatatatatatatatatatatatatataaaattcttttatcatcaaacaagaatattcctatttagaattatatttttgaataggaatattctcaataaacaagaatcaacaaacaagaatattcctatttagaattatattttttattttaaatttatgaattcagaatttgatgtgtagctaaatcttttttaaaaaaaaaattatagatataagaatagtgacaatacatcaaatttggtatcagaaaatatatctaaatgatgtaatttgatgatatatgtatttgaaatactataacttgtgatatgaaggtgacTTTAAGgaaattctatattgttaatcaaaagtcaatcatataataataaaacgcgttaCGAGAACTATtaaaaagatttgagttataaattttacttggttaaataaaataacacagagaaataagttatatatattaaagtcttaaaactataatttttaatatgccatgattcaatatataacataccagttaaataaattgattcaaactacaattaaattaatcatttacaaattaaactaataaaatataattaattctgaaccgaATAATTtgacgcgatacggtgaaaactaatatctgattaaacgggactagaacaagaatagttttttcataattcaaaatatcgaatatatgacttgatctttaacaattgaacatgatatgccacattgatcactcctaataaatacgagtatcaaaatatttaaaaatgtgagtttgcgcaaagctaaaaaagtaactacacgactaattgGACTAAATATTACATGATTATGAATTTGatgatgcctaactcatatttattctctttttactatttgaaattccagaaaatcatttgtttgggatctggtttataacgattacataagaaatcattaaaagtcttaatcgacaagctcaaaaattttataacgagTTAATGTaataacatactgtatcaaagtaataatcatctaatatttttaaattaacaataaaaatataatacgttgaaatactatataattgatatgaaaaataaaaagatcaGACACATCAAAGGTGTCGGAAAATTTTTTGGGTGCAATTATatggttagtagttcaattgatgctttaataataaaataaggtatgtgcctttttacatacaacatatgtttcaatttctatttatacaaaacGTGTGCAACATATGTTAataagaatgtgttgatgatctggtCCATCATGTATCGctttaacaattatgcaaaGGTACGCTCAGAAAAGAAGAAATTAATGTAAGGCAAcacggaccacacatcttcatttaatcatgatttaggatatcgtaattcacatatcaagaacaagtttttatcaaaatcatggtatattggttgaaataatttaataatttcaacaataaattacagatacttttaatgaggtataatatatttaaaatccaaaatttcattattaatttcgaatataattttgaacatagataatatgataatggatcctaacgaatttgaatatggaaatatcagttcaaatgtagtttttgatccataattttttaaaaaaatatactctcTTCGTTCCATTTTAGgtgaccttatttgactttcacggagattaagaaaaaggtagtaaaaaaGGAGTAAATTTTGTtagaaagtgggtaaagtggtgaaacatatcaaattttaataatagatttgagatagtggaggtaagtagtgagtgtaatagtgtttatttaaaataaaagagcgtaaaataaagaagtagtgggtgtaatagtgaaaagtagtgtttaaaaatagtaagtataataagttcattattttagagatgtcCCAACACTACACCAAATATGGGCTATTGCAACCCCAACAAGCATTTGTGTTGCATAAAATGTTGCAATAGACAAAAAATTTACCAGCCTACAGCAATATTTTAGAACGTGTTGCATAATATGTAAAAGTGTTACAAACAAAAGTgtcaaaaacaaattttagaTCAAATGCAATACTTTCAAAACCGTTACAATACATTGCAACGAATTTAGCTAAAATTTGGACGGGATTTCAATTTTTATACTTAGCGGGCTTTCAGATATTGGGACCAaaatttttagtattaaaacagttttacaaataataacattttactacaaaaaataaatatctctCTTTCTCCTCGTCTCTCTCTAGGGTTTCCGTAAATTCACATTTAGGCGTTTCAAATCAGCTGATGCAAAATTGAAGAGAGGTGGCGAAGATGAGTCTGCGTAGGGGTTCGAAAGTGTGGGTTCAGGACAGAGACTCCGCCTGGGTTGCGGATGTGGTCATCGAGTTTATCGGAAAACAAGTTCAACTCCTCACTGAATTTAACAAAAAAGGtgttctcctctctctctctctctctctctccccctctctctatcttcccctccctctctctttcGCTTGCTCTCCCTCTCTCCGATCTCTTCCCGCCTCAGTGTGTGTGGGATTGATGATTAGTGAACTAGTCTCTATGTGAAGTTGGAAAATTGCAATGAATTATGTGAAATAATTTCTTTGAAACTCTGTATGTGTGTTTACAATGTAgtatttgtgtttatttttttgacttgattgGTTTTTTTGTGGAGTAAAATGATAAAGCAGAGTACTGGTAGAATTTGATGACTATGAACTCTTAACTAATTAGCcacattaataaaaattcttGATGGATATATATTGTTACTAAATATTCACATATGGTTGTGGATATAACCAGCTTGTTGTAGcgaattaattgataattagtgGATGGATTGCCCAGAAAAAGTGTTGCCTGTTATTAAGGAACTCATGAGCAGTGAGTGTTTGGATATACAGAGGAGACACGGATGGTCAACTTGCTCAAATGTAAAGATTAATCAGTAGCATCTCTCCTTCGTCAATGCTGCATCCCAGAAGCCTCACAAGATTTCGGTGTTGAAGTTCAGAAATACATAAAACCTCATTCTTGAACTCGTCTAGTCCTTGTTTAGAAGTCTTCGAGAGCCTTTTTACTGCTATTTCTGTTCCCTCCTCCAAGATTCCCTGAAACAAGTTTCGTTACTTTTATAAGGACTTAAAGTATTTACTCATGATTATGGATtcaattcatatatttaattattaaacatTTTAGACTTATTCTTTTATTGACATATTCACATTAGCAGATTTTTTACATAGTTGCATAGATCTCATTAACTCCAtgttagtatgatattgtccgtcTGGCCCGTGGCCAACCCCGGACGAATTTGTTCTTGGACTCCTCCCAAAAGGtctcatactaatggagttgTTTTGACGGGTTATAATTAAGACGAATCTTCTTTATGTTTATGACGTGGGACTTGGGTTAGACACCCACTTAACAATAAAGTACTTATATCTGCTACTTCAaattcaatggtgtgcaaggaACTCTCTAACATCATATAATGATTGTATGACAATACTCTGTTCTAGACAGAGTATAATTCAAACTAGCTAGTGAATTAAAATAACTATCTTGGTATCTTTTCCAACAACATAATGATCATTTTGTGTTACTAAAATACTCTTAATATATGTCTCATCAGAACATAAGTAAATCAAGAAAATTACCATGTAAACAGGTCCAAAGCCGCCCTCTCCAAGCTTATTGTTTTCCGATAAATTGTTGGTTGCTTCAGCAATTGTTACCAAGTCAAACAACGGTAGTTCCAGACCTTTCTTCTCACTATTATGTGTTGATTCACCTTGTACGTTAAATCTACGTTTTCCTGACAAACGGGGAACAAAACCACACTCTAATACTTGTAATGACATACatagaaataacaaattacAATATTTCCTACATGATGAAAGTCACTGGTGTGCTGAGAAGCTAAAGAGTTAAAATCAGTAAATTATGGGCTTACCTTTTCCTCTCAGAGTTCGTTTTCGATACACAGTTGATATAAAGAGGCTTAGGAATACTGTTACGACTAATACAGCAATGATAATAATCCATAGCGGCTTCTTTGCTCTTCCAATTGTACTTCTTCCTGtgcatataaaattttagaacaTAATAATAATCTGAACTGATATTATAAACATTAAGTGGACTAATTTTACTAACCTAATTCTCCAGCAGCCCTTCTTACATAAAGATCTTGAACATTTCCCAGATATTCTCTGATATCGAGCAGGTCATTGAACCACAATAAGCATCCACTTCCACCTTCTTTTACATCAATATTTCCATATGCTGTGCATGAACAGTTCTTCAAGCACTTAGCTGCACATTCCTCTAGGGTCAGACTTCGATCAAACCATGAATTTCGAGTGTCTGGAAATTTGAGATTGGGGTAACTCTGAAAACTATCTTCATTCCCACACATCGACTTAGATTTGCGAACACAGCCATTAGAATGATCTGCTAACCtccatttttctgaaaattttggcTCAAACCCATCCAAACACCCGCAGATGTCACGTCCATAATTTTTCTCAGTATTGTTACAAATACCATATGCCCCACATAAATCAAAGTCGTCGCATTTATCTGTTGGTAGAGTCACAGTGTTATCCCAACCTTGCATATTGTTAGTCCAGGTAAGAATTTTTAGATCTCCGTCTGAATTTAAGATCATTCTCATCGCAGCAGAACTATTGAGAAGTTTAAACATGTAATACAAATCCTTTTCGTCAGACACAACGTCATATGTGAAAACCATATTCTGCATCAAATTAGACTTGCCACCAAACTGAACACCATTCCATGGTCCAAACCTAAATCTCATAGCTGAACCTTTCCATACAACTCGCTGTGAATATCCTTTTAGATAGACTCCATATGTGTAATTGCCTGGAGATGGATCATCCGGGCTTTTCCAGGATATGAGATACCTTTCTACGTGTTTCACCAAGTCCCAGCCAAACTTCATGCCTGGTAGAATAGTATCGCCAAGGTGATCAAAACTCTGCCAGAGGAAATCTTCAGGATTACTGTCATTCGCATACCTGATCACAAGATTTCCTGTATCTAACAATTGTGCCACAGGACTCATCACAGTATTTGATGAGTTGGATGaccaaattattttattgtcaCCATTAATGAGTACTAAAACTCCATTAGCGTCAATCATGAGCATGCCTGATGTATGAGTAAGTGGCGTGTCTCTATTAGCAACCCAGACAACAGTCAGATTGGCAATATTTTTGTACCATATGCCCA
This genomic window contains:
- the LOC135147198 gene encoding G-type lectin S-receptor-like serine/threonine-protein kinase At4g27290 — encoded protein: MESTYFILFCSILMLFAYTNLANAIDTITVNQTIRDDDNSTIMSAKETFQMVFFSPGNSKSRFLGIWYKNIANLTVVWVANRDTPLTHTSGMLMIDANGVLVLINGDNKIIWSSNSSNTVMSPVAQLLDTGNLVIRYANDSNPEDFLWQSFDHLGDTILPGMKFGWDLVKHVERYLISWKSPDDPSPGNYTYGVYLKGYSQRVVWKGSAMRFRFGPWNGVQFGGKSNLMQNMVFTYDVVSDEKDLYYMFKLLNSSAAMRMILNSDGDLKILTWTNNMQGWDNTVTLPTDKCDDFDLCGAYGICNNTEKNYGRDICGCLDGFEPKFSEKWRLADHSNGCVRKSKSMCGNEDSFQSYPNLKFPDTRNSWFDRSLTLEECAAKCLKNCSCTAYGNIDVKEGGSGCLLWFNDLLDIREYLGNVQDLYVRRAAGELGRSTIGRAKKPLWIIIIAVLVVTVFLSLFISTVYRKRTLRGKVLECGFVPRLSGKRRFNVQGESTHNSEKKGLELPLFDLVTIAEATNNLSENNKLGEGGFGPVYMIPR